The proteins below are encoded in one region of Fibrella aestuarina BUZ 2:
- a CDS encoding glycoside hydrolase family 65 protein, protein MKQYITNDPWCVVEDGFHPEFNEITESLMSLGNGQMGGRGSFEEKFTGKTLLGNYVAGVYYPDKTRVGWWKNGYPEYFAKVLNATNWIGIDVEINDEVLDLNTCPVRDFRRVLNMQAGYLERSFVVTLKNGHEFRVRSTRFCSIVDDEAGAIRYSITPITADAKIVFTPYLDGAIRNKDANYDETFWDEVRKETAYGEAYIELCTRKTGFHVTTGMCVEVMQNGEKVDYQSQPIKHEKYVANRITLDCRQGQETVLIKYAVNLSSLNYGVDELLREAKAYIQRISAKGFETMLAEQQQAWADKWQLNDIRIDGDVAAQQGIRFNIFQLNQTYTGKDERLNIGPKGFTGEKYGGSTYWDTEAYCLPFYLATADQQVARNLLVYRHKHLQKAIENAQKLGFTDGAALYPMVTMNGEECHNEWEITFEEIHRNGAIAYAIYDYVRYTADEMYLAQYGLEVLIGISRFWMQRVNWSKAKQQYVMLGVTGPNEYENNVNNNWYTNYIAAWTLRYTAEAVATVKRLDAGAYEALATRIHFDETAELAKAADIVEKMHYPYDPERQVFLQQSDFLDKDLMPVSDIPAEQRPLNQHWSWDRILRSCFIKQADVLQGLYFFEDEFDTDTLRRNFDFYEPMTVHESSLSPCVHSIQASKLGMKAKAYEMYLRTARLDLDDYNNDTEDGCHITSMAGTWLAVVKGFGGLRVEKDQIVLAPYCPDGWEALAFKIRFRGTLLQITVTQQDATVANFSTQPITLSLHGEAVTIGADSAETIAHKAIAA, encoded by the coding sequence ATGAAACAATACATTACGAACGACCCCTGGTGTGTGGTCGAAGACGGGTTTCACCCCGAATTCAACGAGATTACCGAAAGCCTGATGAGCCTTGGCAACGGCCAAATGGGCGGTCGGGGTAGCTTTGAAGAGAAATTTACGGGAAAGACCCTGCTGGGCAATTACGTAGCAGGGGTGTATTACCCCGACAAAACCCGCGTGGGCTGGTGGAAAAACGGGTATCCCGAGTATTTCGCCAAAGTGTTGAACGCCACCAACTGGATCGGCATCGACGTTGAAATAAACGATGAAGTGCTCGATCTGAATACCTGCCCCGTGCGCGATTTCCGCCGGGTGCTTAATATGCAGGCGGGCTATCTGGAGCGGTCGTTTGTGGTTACGCTGAAAAACGGCCACGAGTTTCGCGTGCGGTCTACGCGGTTCTGTTCGATCGTCGACGACGAAGCCGGGGCCATCCGCTACAGCATCACGCCCATCACGGCTGATGCCAAAATTGTGTTTACGCCCTACCTCGATGGCGCCATTCGGAACAAAGACGCCAACTACGACGAGACGTTCTGGGACGAGGTACGCAAGGAAACAGCCTACGGCGAAGCCTACATCGAACTTTGTACCCGCAAAACCGGCTTCCACGTCACCACGGGTATGTGTGTGGAGGTGATGCAGAACGGCGAGAAAGTCGATTACCAGTCGCAGCCGATCAAGCACGAAAAGTACGTAGCCAACCGCATCACCCTCGACTGTCGGCAGGGGCAGGAAACGGTGCTGATCAAGTACGCCGTGAACCTGTCGTCGCTGAATTACGGCGTTGATGAGCTTTTGCGCGAAGCCAAAGCCTACATTCAGCGCATTTCAGCCAAAGGCTTCGAGACGATGCTGGCCGAACAGCAGCAGGCCTGGGCCGATAAGTGGCAACTGAACGACATTCGGATCGACGGTGATGTGGCGGCGCAGCAGGGCATCCGGTTCAACATCTTCCAGCTCAACCAGACCTATACTGGCAAAGACGAACGGCTGAACATCGGCCCCAAAGGCTTCACCGGCGAGAAATACGGCGGATCGACCTACTGGGATACTGAGGCCTACTGCCTGCCTTTCTACCTGGCTACGGCCGATCAGCAGGTGGCGCGAAACCTATTGGTGTACCGCCACAAACACCTGCAAAAGGCCATCGAAAACGCGCAGAAGCTGGGCTTTACCGATGGCGCTGCCCTGTACCCGATGGTGACGATGAACGGCGAAGAGTGCCACAACGAGTGGGAGATTACCTTCGAAGAAATCCACCGCAATGGGGCCATCGCCTACGCCATCTACGACTATGTGCGCTACACCGCCGACGAAATGTATCTGGCCCAATACGGGCTGGAAGTGCTCATTGGCATCAGCCGGTTCTGGATGCAACGCGTCAACTGGTCAAAGGCCAAGCAGCAGTATGTGATGCTGGGCGTGACGGGTCCGAACGAGTACGAAAACAACGTCAACAACAACTGGTACACCAACTACATCGCCGCCTGGACCCTGCGTTACACCGCCGAGGCCGTCGCGACGGTGAAACGGCTGGATGCCGGGGCCTACGAAGCGCTGGCCACCCGTATCCACTTCGATGAAACCGCCGAACTGGCTAAAGCCGCCGACATCGTCGAAAAGATGCACTACCCCTACGACCCCGAGCGGCAGGTGTTTTTGCAGCAGAGCGATTTCCTCGATAAAGACCTGATGCCCGTTTCGGACATTCCGGCCGAACAACGACCCCTGAATCAGCACTGGTCGTGGGACCGGATTCTGCGGTCGTGCTTCATCAAACAGGCCGATGTGTTGCAGGGGCTGTACTTCTTTGAGGATGAGTTCGATACCGACACACTGCGCCGGAACTTCGACTTCTACGAGCCGATGACCGTGCATGAATCGTCGCTGTCGCCCTGCGTCCACAGCATTCAGGCGTCGAAGCTGGGTATGAAGGCGAAAGCCTACGAGATGTACCTCCGCACGGCCCGCCTCGACCTCGACGATTACAACAACGACACGGAAGATGGCTGCCACATTACGAGCATGGCCGGTACGTGGCTGGCGGTGGTAAAAGGCTTCGGCGGACTGCGCGTGGAAAAAGACCAAATCGTGCTGGCACCCTATTGCCCCGACGGCTGGGAGGCGCTGGCGTT
- the pgmB gene encoding beta-phosphoglucomutase: protein MINAFLFDLDGVLVDTAGFHYQAWRRMANSLGFDFTHEFNETLKGVSRMDSLNRILDLGRVKLSEEQKLILAAQKNSWYLELVNQMTPADILPGVNAFLEQTKRAGIRTALGSVSKNAPLILERVGMTGLFDAVIDGTKITNSKPDPEVFLKGADELNVPAAQCIVFEDAVAGIEAAKRAGMFALGIGTPDVLTEADLVVPSLEHLTVAELLAAVDKAQGLGY from the coding sequence ATGATCAACGCATTTCTCTTTGACCTCGACGGCGTGCTGGTCGACACGGCCGGGTTTCATTATCAGGCGTGGCGGCGGATGGCCAACTCGCTTGGCTTCGACTTTACGCACGAATTCAACGAAACGCTCAAGGGCGTCAGCCGGATGGACTCGCTCAACCGGATTCTCGACCTCGGCCGGGTGAAGCTGTCGGAGGAGCAAAAGCTGATTCTGGCCGCGCAGAAAAATAGCTGGTACCTCGAACTGGTCAACCAGATGACCCCGGCCGACATTCTACCCGGTGTGAATGCCTTTCTGGAACAAACCAAACGGGCGGGTATCCGGACGGCGCTGGGGTCGGTGTCGAAAAACGCCCCGCTGATTCTGGAGCGCGTGGGCATGACTGGTCTGTTCGATGCCGTCATCGACGGCACCAAAATCACCAATAGCAAACCCGACCCCGAGGTGTTCCTGAAAGGAGCCGATGAGCTAAACGTACCTGCGGCGCAGTGCATCGTGTTTGAAGATGCCGTGGCGGGGATCGAAGCGGCCAAACGGGCGGGCATGTTTGCCCTGGGGATCGGTACGCCCGACGTGCTCACCGAAGCCGATCTGGTCGTCCCCTCGCTCGAACACCTGACCGTCGCTGAGCTCCTCGCCGCCGTCGATAAGGCGCAGGGGCTGGGGTATTAG
- a CDS encoding PIG-L family deacetylase, which translates to MSLRLLCFCLFLPLLGQAQATKATTSMPLRTLIVTAHPDDETMFPVTVFKLVRELGGSADLALVTDASGGYNGMIASKYYGMNLLDSAVGRRALPAIRKKELMKAGEVMGITNFYFFDQIDDFYSTDPSPYLGGRRWNIELVDKQLDEVLNKGQYDLILCLVPSTEQHAHHKTASILAIRAVQRYKGSKKPIVLGGRTLSRATTFSFSELPGYPETKVLPNAPVYEVDVSHTFGEAGKHSYMIVADWVKAEHKSQSGDMNVAMHRGDVEAFYYFAANGPGGLETLKKLFASLKASGY; encoded by the coding sequence GTGTCTCTTCGCTTACTCTGCTTTTGTCTTTTCCTGCCGCTGTTGGGTCAGGCTCAGGCGACCAAAGCCACCACCTCGATGCCTCTGCGGACGTTGATCGTGACGGCACACCCTGACGACGAAACCATGTTTCCCGTAACGGTCTTCAAGCTGGTGCGGGAACTGGGTGGCTCGGCCGACCTGGCGCTGGTCACCGACGCGTCGGGGGGCTACAACGGCATGATCGCGTCCAAATATTACGGCATGAATCTGCTCGACTCGGCCGTGGGGCGGCGGGCGCTACCCGCTATTCGGAAAAAGGAGCTGATGAAAGCCGGCGAGGTGATGGGCATTACCAATTTCTACTTCTTCGATCAGATCGATGATTTCTATTCCACCGATCCCTCGCCGTATCTGGGTGGTCGCCGCTGGAACATTGAGTTAGTCGACAAGCAGCTGGATGAGGTGCTGAATAAAGGACAGTATGACCTTATTCTGTGCCTGGTGCCGTCGACTGAGCAACACGCCCACCACAAGACGGCGTCGATTCTGGCCATTCGGGCGGTGCAGCGCTACAAAGGGTCGAAAAAGCCCATCGTGTTGGGCGGTCGCACGCTTAGCCGGGCCACCACCTTCTCGTTCAGTGAATTGCCAGGTTACCCCGAAACCAAGGTGCTGCCCAACGCGCCTGTCTACGAAGTCGACGTGTCGCACACGTTTGGCGAGGCAGGTAAACACAGCTATATGATTGTAGCCGACTGGGTAAAGGCCGAGCACAAGTCGCAGTCGGGCGACATGAACGTGGCCATGCACCGGGGCGACGTTGAAGCCTTTTATTACTTCGCCGCCAACGGCCCCGGCGGCCTCGAAACCCTCAAAAAACTGTTCGCTTCGCTCAAGGCAAGCGGATACTAA